The stretch of DNA CCACACAACCAACCACATGTCCTAACTAGAGCTCACCTGTCCTTGTATTTTATCCTTCCAGCCTTCCTGTCTAGACATTcgttaacttctgaagcaagctgtgctttgatatacaaaaaaaaaacaactgcagagtttgtcttggtcattaaagagttacaagaggctgcagaaagagctcacctccataagatcacccacaacctcagctgtgtttagcaaaagatttctaatgcgaccgccccctccccctatcaagtcCTGCACGGAAGTcggtttgtatctaggaggcgactgtatgtgggatgtccttaactcgtgCACTACCTTCATagattttattcatattattatagattttattCTGGCTGATTATGATTAAGGGGGTGGCATGGTCTCCCCCAAATTTTTCTATGACCCATGTTACTTCCCTATATCTATTGGGTGCCACTGGTGATATCTCTCCTTTACATGGGCACAGATGTTACATCATCTCTGGCATGTGACAGATGTCCACAATGAGATGGGAATACATTGCACATGTGACAGTGCAGACAGGAAACACAAcactaataaaaaagttatcCGAAAAAAAGGTTTGGAGAGAGGAGACTTTGCACGAGAGGGAAATtgagaagaaatataaaataggtgatttgtgttttctatttgtatttttttctgaaattctaaGGCTTTGTATGCCTCATGTGCCTGAAAACCTCTTCCTCTTAGAAATGTTTTCTGACCTTCAGGTCCACTAGAAGTTAAGTTGGTTGCCTTGGGAGCTATCTGTTCAATCTAATTGCACCCAGAATGATTGGGTACAAGATTTGATGTCATATTTATCAATTCTGCAAtgtattatatacttatatattataccaTGCCTTTATGCTGGGCTGTAAGTTGCATCCTAACAACTTTCCAGTGATCCTTGTGTAAGATTTGGTGGAGGTGGTCAGACAGGTTCTGACTACAGTAGGATCCAGCAGTAAGTCCCACCAGCTATAGAAGGTgctcaatattcttttttttaaatatttgctttctccTAGATTTATTGTTGTGATAAAACCATTGAAATTCACCAACACTCCCCCTCCATCCGTGCAAATCTCTGACCTAGATCAACAAACATGTTTATATCCAGTTTCTGATACCTCCAAGCCTGTGTGTATTATTAAGTAATTCTTTACTCCGTAGCGAGGATGACAATGACATCTGCACCATAACCTACAATAACCAATTCCATATATTATCATCATACCTGTATAGCAAGAATTTTATACTATCAAAATCCATCAGCagttttggcatttttattacCTTGCTCTCCATGTTAAGGTTTTCACAGGTACTTGTTTTTGTGTGCTCAGTGTTGGCTGCTGGCATTGCCACTTGTAGGAGGGTACAGTACGAAGAACAATAGCTGCAGTGTCACAAATACAAACCACTGCAGTCTGGTAACGCTAAATAATAGTTTATTAATCTCTTCCTGTGACCAGATGTCAGGGCACACATTCATCATTCAGCAGCCGGTGTCTAAGTCGGAAGCCCATGTGTACTAAATGTGGATATCTGCTCATTAGTTAATATGACTGGGGTACCTAATACAGGAAACATTGAAAGATTATTTCCCCATCTAGCACATAAAACACCAACCTACTATTTTCAGACATTGCATAACTCTGCCATTGAGCTCTTTCTATCCTTATTAGAAGACACAGATGTTTGCAGTGTAGCTTTACCCTAAGAGAAATGTGTTCCTTATAAGCAAAAAGAACAGGAAAGTGACTAGGAACccataattgtattgttttacaaGTTGTATTGTTTATCTttgcaataagtttttttttttttttgtttatctttgaATTTGTACAATATTCCTTTCAGATTATCTCCTGAATTTTGCTTCAGTTGCTACAAAAAAGATATCCGAATCTGTTGCTGAAACTGCCCACACCCTTAAGAAGTCAGTTGAAGAAGGAAAAATTGATGGCATCATTGAGAAGGTGATGtgtaaatattataaagtattattttgatAAAGTTTAGattaaaagaagaaaatccaTTAAAGATGGCTGTTGACCAGAGTTattcacccagggttcctccagagcttgctagggttccttgagcaaagagcagtttgtccCTCCCAGGTCAGATTAGTTGAcgacaatgatctttttgcttatctgtaagggtgacattcttcccacttgtgATTTCTGCTACCCCTAAAGCCGCatatacacatgcaattatagtcgttggaaaagatctttcacgatcctttccaaagactaagcactccacgatgcatgaacgattctGTACGTGGTGGGGAAAGCGAGGGAGCAGCACTCTCCCTCTTtgcttgcattacgatcgtttatCTTCCGTAAATTCGCCAGTACGGTCATTCGGAGGATGAACAacacgcgctgtacacacttcaaattCTTGTCCGGTAacggtcctgagccgattatcgggcgagaaccattggacttgtGTACGTAGAAGATCAGCCAGGTTTTAGGGGGGAGTTTAACGATAAAGAAGCAATGTGCTAGTCCCCCACCCCTGGTAATATCTCCCAGATTGGGTGACTGGTATGCAATATCCATCTTGAGAAGCAATTGGTGTTGAAGTAGGTTGCTAGTGTATGTCATTGACTTTCTCAGTGTCCAAGTCATACCATACCTGAAACTTGCATCTACCTGTAGATTGTATGTCAGAACATGTCAggatttttgtaataatttatatttctaattGTAGAGAATCAGGATTTCAAAATATgaaatgatttgtttatttttaattttcagaccATTATTGGGGATTTTcagaaagaacaagaaaagtTTGTACatgaaaagaatgtaaaaaagacaGGTATGCTGTATGGATTTTTAGTTTACTACATTCCATGGATATAGTCAACAGTTGTCCCAATACTATGTTTATGGTAACATGCGATCTTAAAAATTTatagctgcatgcaaaaaaacatataaacgtTATTGGCTTAAGAATATACTGGTGATACAAGCCAAGGATATTGGTTTACTTATTGGCTTAATTATGTCCTTAAAATGATATGGTTACTACTGCCTGACATAATGCCAGCCTGCTAACTTTGGACTGACCACCAAACAAAAGACAGAGTTGTCTGTCAAAAATTGCTGTAAACATCTCAATACAGACTAACCTACACTTGGCTCTGATGTGACATTTCTAAGTGCACATTCTTACCAGTTAAGCTGATGGTAATATTAGTTTATAGTAGTAGAATGATGGCTTTTAAGCCTAAactattttctaattttagtttagTATTGTGTGTCACTTTGTTGTTGGAGCTGAAACCAGAAAACACATGATTGTTATATCTCTTGTAAACATCTGTGAATTGTGCAGCAAGTTATCCTGACTCGTTTTACCTGTGTGCCATGTCACCGTGGATCTTGTTTACTCTACTACAGTTTTTCCTTCTACATTGTTTGTCCTGTTTAATTTGTACTTCTAACACCCTTATTTCAATTTACTCATCCAAAGCAGCGACTTAGCTAGTGTTTATTTATGTGCTGTGGTTATTTACAGCACAGTTGCTGGATTTTGGGTATTAATGACCtgttttgcatttaatataaattaatttagcTAACCTGCATCAAAATTACTATAAATACAAAGGGAATAAAAGTTAGTTAAAGGAGTTTAAATAAgttatttgttttcattctatATCTTATTTTAGATCCATGTGCTTCTGTGTGCAGTGCTGACGGAAGGGGCCAGCAGAGtgctgtaaataatttttaaaaaacattacagcaccctACATCAGTACTCATCTTAATATCCCTCAGCTCTAGGGATTTATAGGCATGAAAACAGCTGCTATCCTATGTATATGGGCAGACACACTCCTGACATTCTTCATTGCTGTTTATCTGTACCTCCCGAGCCAATTATTTGTCTTGGTACTGAAAGCATAACCAATATTATTGTTTTGTCTAATCAGAAGCTGCAGTTCCTCCATGGGTTGGATATAGTGAGGAGGAAACCATTCAGCAGCAGATCCTGGCCCTATCAGCGGTAAGGTTTTTTCCAACTATCTGTGCAAAGTTTCAGAACCTCATAGTTGGAGCAATTCACCAGCTCCTGAACAGCAATTCCTCCATCTTGTACCTTTTTTGTATGGTCTGTTTCAGTTCCACCTCTTCTTTGTAGCGTAAATGAAGGTTTAGTATTTAGGGCCCCTATTCTGAATGCAGGTGCAAGAACACAGTACTGAATGGGGGTTCAGTATTTAGGGACACTATGCTAAATGTGGGTTCAGTATTCAGGGATTGTATGCCGAATGCTGGTCCAGTGTTCAGGGACTCTATACTGAATGCATGTTCAATATTAAAAGACACTATGGAAGATTCTGTTTTCAGTATTTAGGGACGCTATAATAAATTTAGGACCACAGATTACTGAACCTGTGTTTATAATGAACAGCGCGTGTCTCTGGGACATATGTGTTAAGTGTTCCTATTTTCTGATTCATTTATTTTCCCCAAGAAATAATGTAGAAGAGCCTTGTAGAATAAGGTTGGGTCtctttttctttcaaatgtggGCATTCAAGATAATTTTAGATACATTGTTTAGTGTACCTGGACCACTGCAACCTGACTCAGAGTAATTGGTACATCTAGACAAATAGGAAGTCTTCATTATCACTCATAGACAGTAGCTGCTCAAGCACAAAGTCTGTGTCAGCCTTCTCTTCAAAGCCACAAGATGAGGAATACACAGACATCGGTTACATTTATTATCCTGGCAGTATTTTATAATCGCAATGTTTGTGTGTTTGGTGTCCTAGGATCGAAGAAACTTCCTCGGAGATCCTCCAGCTGGTGTCCATTTTAATTTTGACTTTGGTCAGATGTACCCTGTCGCTCTTGTAATGCTTCAGGAAGATGAGCTGCTCAACCGCATGAGATTTGATCTCGTCCCCAAACTGTAAGTTGCCTGAatttgtgttgtgtgtgttttttttttttttagttgtcctTTACACTGGAACTCCcaatgctgtttattaaatttaatttttagacTGTGACCACTACAGAATCTATAACATAAATCAGCCTTGCTAAGCACatcattttattactttacagtTGGGAGACAGGCAGACAAGTTTATTGATAAGTCCTGAGAATCATGATCTGTTCTTCTACTTTCTAGGGCTCTATTACCaagctttttctcttttcctgttctgctgacaacAGTTTTACAGGAAGTCAGTAAAGATCTGCAACAGAAACTGAGACTTTTTGGTCTCAAATGTTGTTTTATTCCAAAAGCTATCCTCTGAAAATCCAGTCTGTATGGATAGTATAGCAACTTGCCGACTTGGCAATTTCCACAGGCAGTGTCAACCCGCAAGACCTGTAATCTGTTACATTACAGAGAAAGCAtttctttgatttgtttttaggAAGGTAAATTAGGATACCTATCTAAAGACTATTTATTCAACAAAAGTGAAACCTTCTTCTCTCTTCTACATGTTTGTCTGTGTTTCTGTTGGGAAagttcccttcacttcctttcatCTAtgctaatttttcttttctagcGTGAAAGAAGAAGTCTTTTGGAGGAATTATTTCTACAGAGTATCACTAATTAAGCAATCTGCACAACTAACTGCATTGGCAGCCCAGCAATCCACAGGCAAATctgataaaacaaacaacaaaccgGATGATGGTGGTTTAGAAGGTACTAGACACACATCTTTGGTTCCTAGAAATATGTTCTGTGATCAAATCTTTTTAATCCCGTGATCCTCCTTCCCAGCAGGTATGTACACTCCAGGTATCCGGTTTTCAGGTTCAAAGCACTGTCGGCAATCACAAAGGAGAGGAAAATAATTTTCTCCAGGTTGTCTTTATGACATCAGTCTTCTGAGttctttcctccccagccttgctGTCCCAAACCTATCCCTTTCATTTTTTggattacatttctttaataatggaagctcagcatcacatgtgggtgttattCAAGtcggtctgcatgcaaatacagtctTCTAGGAATAGTCACTTTTTCACAGTGACAAGCACCCATCAAGGCACCTTTATATTTCTGTAGCCTCCCCCAAGAGCCCCCCCACATCTTGCATCATGGCTGAGGATTAATAAGGGGCTTACTTAGGCAGTGCGGTGTGATTTTTTTAGGAAGCAATCCAAATGGCACTTCCTGTAtcaaagcaaaattttaaaacataagtGTGTTTAGATATGTTTAATGTTTCTTGCTGATACCTAAAATACTATACAGTCATTGTTTGTTGATCTTGTTTAGAAACTGTCAGACCAAAGACTCCACCTGTCGTTATAAAGAACCAAATGAAAACTCAGGAGGTAATTAATTTTCTTCTTCATGTGAcaattatgtgttttattatcaatgtgttttatgtatgtagTTTATCATGAGAGAAACATGACCTAATACTTCTGTATGGCACAAAATTATTCACTCCGCTAGCACGATTTCAGCCAACTTTTAGTAGTGATCagaaaaaaggttgtttttgtaGAATTGATTAAAGTGTGTAttgttttacacatataattTAGTAATCACTAACAGCACATCCAGTAGCTTTATcctgtttgtgcttttttatgtgaaattatGCAGTAAATCTATTTCTGTCCCTAGCTCCATACTATGTACAACTGTAAAGCATGCTGTGTGTTTCCCATTCCTAGGAAGAAGAGGAGATTTCTACCAGCCCAGAAGTATCTGAGTTTGTGAGCGAAGCATTTGATTCCTGTAACATAAATCAAGAAGATCTACGGAAAGAAATGGAACAGCTTGTGCTGGACAAAAAGGATGAGGTTGACACAGCAGAAggtgaccatttttttttgtattattgttgttgGTATTGGGATGAAAtaagtactttttctttttttttttaactcattataACCTAAAGCTCTCTAAGTTTTTACATAAACTAAACTGCCTAATTTTTTTGCCAATTGGGTAACCTGCTTTGGATCACACAGATTAACCATTAGAGGCAACTTTACAAATCTGCTTGAAAAAATCCTGGTGTGACACAAAatacacctattattattattattattattattattattattattattaatattattattacacagtatttatatagcaccgacatattacgcagcggcaTATTACACATAGgggacctgggacctagcgctgcaaaggccagagtgctaacctctgagccactttgCTGCCTAttggcaaaaatattaaaaccactgacaaaTTAAGTGATAAACCTTGCTAGTTTGGTAGTGGTGGAAATTGGCACATCTAAGTATCTGAGCAAGGGATAAAATGTCATGGCTAGACTAGTGGGGTCAGATCATCCCTAGAACAGCAGGTCTTCTGGTGTGTTCCCAGTATACAATGGTTTATTCCCTACCAAAATTAGTCCCCACAGGCACATGACTAAAAGATTAGGTGACCAACTAAACAGtgccaggatttacatgattgtatcTCCCCTGAGCTGCTATGTGGCTAAACCTGGATCATGCCTTAACCAAAAAAAGCTTCCTTTCAGGAAATCAGGCTGGAACTTTGTCTATTTTTCAACTTCAGTTTCTGGGTTTGTGCCAGACCATTTTGAACTTTGTTTATTAAACTTTTGTATTCTAAATTTCAGAGGAGTCCGAAGACTGGATCCAGGAATTACAACAAGTGGTTCAGGAATATGAAGTAGTTGGCTCTGACAAAATGAAGGATGAGAACTGGGACAAAGAGATAGAAGAACTACTCCAGGAGGATTAGTTGCACTTACTCTAATATAGCCAGACCTGGAAAATGTCTCAGTCCTGGTGTAACATTACTACAGTCATTCCTACACAGGCAGAATGGCCTTTACTTGCTCAAGTGACCCTGTCAACATCTGTGCGGTTTCCTTAAGCACCACCAGAAACTTAAGGGTTAATGATGAACTCTTTGTCACTTGGAAATGCATGGACCTATGAGCTTCCCTCTGTTATGGTTTTATACTGTAACAATATTtccatatataattatttcatgATGTAACAAACTAAAATGATTTAAACTATATGGTGTATGGGATTGTAAGTTgttcaagctgttttttttttgttaaaatatattatattcagaAATTGTTCTGGAGAAAAATAAAGGAGATCTCAATCTAAACATTCAAACCTATACACCCCTGCTAAAGTATAGGCCTGGGTGCCAAACAATGGTTTACTTTATGGTAACAATCTGTCattatgtattttctttcatttcagagTTTAATTGTTTGACCTTAAACAATTGTTAGTTATGACCTCCAGTAAagttttacatgattttatttttagtagtgttttcttttcacattattatttattattattattattatttgatttatttgacTCTAAAATATTGAGAAAAACTTTTGTTCAAAGGGTTTACAATGGCAAATATAAGGACTTCCATGCACAGCCCAGCTTTTACTGTAAGCGGTGGGTGGCATGTTATCTTGTCTTTCCAGTATCAGATGCAGAATTTATGTATGAAGTCAATTTAGCGTATTGAATTAGTGCTGACAAGAGACAAGATCAAGGGGACTAAACAGTCTTCTGCTGCACTTTTACTCTCCAGTAACAGGCAAGGCTATGTGACTAAATCTATAACATTgtgaagaggaactaaactggcagggcagtccgatccatccaggggtgtcttgcatctggtcctgcgttgtcccggagCCAACGCTCCAGGCGTCGCTATCTTCTcctgttcttccgggttcttcatcctacgccacacgacccaggcgcaagatcaggtgatgtaggatgaaaaaaaaatttgctgatcttactgcacatgcttgagataggcaaatttttctatttgcgtgAAAAGTCTCCttcacatgcctgagatgcttgggcatttgcagaaggagcacccaagagcttacATCACGTATCCCCCAGTTCCCAGAACAAATGTTActttcatttattacttttaatataaaaaatgttggaatttCACTTTGGGACTACTGATATTGATATCACCTTTACATTCCTTTTGAACCTGTAATTATATTTGCTTCTTACacaattttttctacttttcttaGATATATCACATGACTCTTCACCATGTTATATAAGTCTGATGACAAATTTGCAGATATGCAAGGGTGGCTtatgaaaattatgttttataaagacACATTTTTGGTTGTGAACAAGTAGTTATATcttcaaattaaaattttaatccCCTTTTACTTGTTTGCAGAACTAAAATCCTACTGATTTAAATATGTGTTTCTAAATTATTGGGTTCTGTAATGTCACCTATGCGCCTTAAGAACTAACATACAGTATTTGGTGCTGTCCTTCTT from Pyxicephalus adspersus unplaced genomic scaffold, UCB_Pads_2.0 Sca154, whole genome shotgun sequence encodes:
- the LOC140344905 gene encoding synapse-associated protein 1-like; translation: MLRSLGSFLGLDPEPDIQTAEEKQQSPAEEKVVTELRGEDIKVCEAEETPGEEPEDVLIKQAKGFGNYLLNFASVATKKISESVAETAHTLKKSVEEGKIDGIIEKTIIGDFQKEQEKFVHEKNVKKTEAAVPPWVGYSEEETIQQQILALSADRRNFLGDPPAGVHFNFDFGQMYPVALVMLQEDELLNRMRFDLVPKLVKEEVFWRNYFYRVSLIKQSAQLTALAAQQSTGKSDKTNNKPDDGGLEETVRPKTPPVVIKNQMKTQEEEEEISTSPEVSEFVSEAFDSCNINQEDLRKEMEQLVLDKKDEVDTAEEESEDWIQELQQVVQEYEVVGSDKMKDENWDKEIEELLQED